The following proteins are co-located in the Apium graveolens cultivar Ventura chromosome 5, ASM990537v1, whole genome shotgun sequence genome:
- the LOC141660772 gene encoding uncharacterized protein LOC141660772, which produces MEIKFLSLTQDNLSVVEYEAKFTELARFVPDQVDTDEKRAKRFQQGLKYWIPDKVAMFEMTSYVAVVQKVMVIESRSDASQKEREAKKRKFKYLGGGPQQSNFQNRFNKKPEIQPNQNVNFRKPSNGNGNQVNQARYQSQQRFNPSSIPYCRYCGGRHVGNCSTNVLCFKCGKKGHFANKCPSLIQSQKPGGNCFTCGKPGHHSRNCPTSGLANNTLRITGAPSQRVPRIEGPPAQPKARTFNMSMKDAVQSSKVVAGTLPVNSINAKVLIDSGATRSFISTDFVDKLHCELELLDKALMIELANKNQVAVDQVCLKCDIEIGDIIFKLA; this is translated from the coding sequence atggagattaagtttttAAGTTTAACACAAGACAATTTGAGTGTTGTGGAATATGAGGCAAAGTTCACGGAATTAGCTAGATTTGTTCCCGACCAAGTTGACACGGATGAAAAAAGGGCAAAAAGATTTCAGCAGGGGTTGAAATATTGGATTCCGGATAAAGTGGCTATGTTTGAGATGACTTCTTATGTGGCAGTAGTCCAGAAAGTAATGGTCATCGAAAGTAGAAGTGACGCATCTCAAAAAGAAAGGGAGGCAAAGAAAAGGAAATTTAAATATTTGGGAGGAGGACCACAACAAAGCAACTTTCAGAACCGTTTCAATAAGAAGCCAGAAATTCAGCCAAACCAAAATGTAAACTTCAGGAAACCATCTAATGGAAATGGGAACCAAGTTAATCAGGCCAGGTACCAGAGTCAGCAAAGGTTCAATCCATCTTCCATACCTTATTGTAGATACTGTGGTGGAAGGCATGTTGGGAACTGTTCAACCAATGTGCtatgtttcaagtgtggaaagaaaggacatTTCGCTAATAAGTGTCCAAGTTTGATTCAAAGCCAGAAACCAGGGGGCAATTGTTTTACATGTGGAAAACCAGGACATCACTCCAGAAATTGTCCTACATCAGGATTGGCCAATAATACACTCAGGATCACAGGTGCTCCATCTCAAAGGGtaccaaggattgaaggacctCCAGCTCAGCCCAAAGCCAGAACatttaacatgtcaatgaaagatgcAGTTCAGAGTTCGAAggtagttgcaggtacgcttccagtaaACTCCATAAATGCTAAAGttttgattgattctggagctaccagGTCATTTATTTCTACGGATTTTGTTGATAAACTACATTGTGAATTAGAACTGTTAGACAAAGCGCTAATGATAGaactagctaataagaatcaagttgcAGTAGATCAAGTATGTCTGAAGTGTGACATTGAGATAGGGGACATCATTTTCAAGCTAGCTTAA